Proteins encoded by one window of Deinococcus radiodurans R1 = ATCC 13939 = DSM 20539:
- a CDS encoding GNAT family N-acetyltransferase, whose product MIRPLHATDLPDLLALLHWMDAAPEREVLAPDARTLNELRLECEDPAALVDEGEEGVRAYCALSPFRDGLALEGPLAEHGTDLRGLLSRAAQQAEGAPVYAFCARDNLPVRSALEAAGFAPMHTTDFYAAPLERWRTGSEKSSGKKAQLPPGYTLTRELPLTEYRALYRAAEDTWAARLDWSPEQYDAHFAREDVRLLALRDSEGRPVAFAELELCAPDSRAELTHLAVHPAQRGQGLGRALLALAAAEAAQSPEIRTLRARAHDHMSAARQLYARAGLSHCRAVVTSLREGDEEA is encoded by the coding sequence ATGATTCGTCCGCTGCACGCCACCGACCTGCCCGACCTGCTTGCGCTGCTGCACTGGATGGACGCGGCCCCCGAACGCGAAGTGCTGGCTCCCGACGCCCGCACCCTGAACGAGCTGCGCCTGGAATGCGAAGACCCCGCCGCGCTGGTCGACGAGGGCGAGGAGGGCGTGCGGGCCTACTGCGCCCTCAGCCCCTTCCGCGATGGGCTGGCGCTTGAAGGCCCGCTGGCCGAGCACGGCACCGACCTGCGCGGCCTGCTGTCCCGCGCCGCGCAGCAGGCCGAGGGCGCTCCGGTCTACGCCTTTTGCGCCCGCGACAACCTGCCGGTGCGCTCGGCGCTCGAAGCCGCCGGGTTCGCGCCGATGCACACCACCGACTTCTACGCGGCCCCGCTGGAACGCTGGCGCACCGGGTCAGAGAAAAGTTCGGGAAAAAAGGCTCAGCTTCCGCCCGGCTATACCCTGACCCGCGAGCTGCCGCTGACCGAGTACCGCGCCCTGTACCGCGCCGCCGAGGACACCTGGGCCGCCCGCCTCGACTGGTCACCCGAGCAGTACGATGCCCATTTTGCCCGCGAGGACGTGCGTTTGCTGGCCCTGCGTGACAGCGAGGGCCGCCCGGTGGCCTTTGCCGAGCTGGAGCTGTGCGCTCCGGACAGCCGCGCCGAGCTGACGCACCTCGCCGTGCATCCGGCGCAGCGGGGGCAAGGGCTAGGACGAGCACTGCTCGCACTGGCCGCCGCCGAGGCCGCGCAGTCGCCCGAAATCCGCACGCTGCGGGCGCGGGCCCACGACCACATGAGCGCCGCCCGACAGCTCTATGCCCGCGCGGGCCTGTCCCACTGCCGCGCGGTGGTCACGTCGCTGCGTGAGGGGGACGAGGAAGCCTGA
- a CDS encoding DUF4258 domain-containing protein — protein sequence MTTKSSNSTRTQALERRQAAELRAGTDLLTLRAQLHRAEKEARRAPAPPPARPKSQTPKAQQAVKPQRAQELAGVDTDDFLLSRALRQLRDAVYDSRYHVCPHAVQHARAEGFMESDIMDVLLTGRVRAVYPEDHRWLVCGYFEAHGIRLPLHVAVQHYRDGHIDIVTAFVPKNPHHIISRARLALLVRYDDEQVRSKEAVKGNKVGYKGKGGWK from the coding sequence GTGACCACGAAGTCCAGCAACTCTACGCGCACGCAGGCTCTGGAGCGCCGCCAGGCCGCCGAGCTCCGTGCCGGAACTGACCTGCTTACGCTGCGGGCGCAGCTGCACCGCGCCGAAAAGGAAGCCCGCCGCGCCCCTGCGCCCCCCCCGGCCCGGCCCAAATCCCAGACCCCCAAAGCCCAGCAGGCCGTCAAGCCCCAGCGCGCACAGGAACTCGCGGGCGTGGACACCGACGACTTCTTGCTGTCGCGCGCCCTGCGTCAGCTCCGCGACGCCGTGTACGACAGCCGCTATCACGTCTGTCCCCACGCCGTGCAGCACGCCCGCGCCGAGGGCTTTATGGAAAGCGACATCATGGACGTGCTGCTCACGGGCCGCGTCAGGGCGGTCTACCCCGAAGACCACCGCTGGCTGGTGTGCGGTTACTTCGAGGCGCACGGCATCCGGCTGCCGCTGCATGTCGCCGTGCAGCACTACCGTGACGGCCACATCGACATCGTGACCGCCTTCGTGCCCAAAAACCCCCACCACATCATCAGCCGCGCCCGCCTCGCCCTGCTCGTGCGCTACGACGACGAACAGGTGCGCTCCAAGGAGGCCGTCAAGGGCAACAAGGTGGGGTACAAGGGCAAGGGGGGATGGAAGTAA